One Frankia alni ACN14a DNA window includes the following coding sequences:
- a CDS encoding glycosyltransferase — MNVSMVSEHASPLAALGGVDAGGQNVHVAALATALARRGVEVTVHTRRDDPELPRYVRHGAGVRIDHVPAGPACYVPKDELLPYMDGFAAELHRQWRCRRPDIVHAHFWMSGLAALRAARPLGVPVVLTMHALGVVKRRHQGRKDTSPPARIPLERRLVADVDQLVATCTDEVFELVRMGAPRRRISVVPCGVDLSLFTTEGPASPTEGPASPTKGPAFPTRGRADRVRLLSVGRLVERKGVGNVISSLPLLPRAELVVAGGPDPAGIDSDAEVGRLRRLAAELGVADRVRFLGRVDHDALPALYREADIVTCVPWYEPFGIVPLEAMACGVPVVASAVGGLVDTVVDGMTGLHVPPRCPERIAEALAELIDDPGWRLELGAQGARRARSLFSWDRVAALTLASYERLAARGPARLSAPDLPAGV; from the coding sequence ATGAACGTCTCGATGGTCTCCGAGCACGCCAGCCCGCTCGCCGCCCTCGGCGGGGTCGACGCGGGCGGGCAGAACGTGCACGTGGCCGCCCTTGCCACGGCGCTGGCCCGCCGCGGCGTCGAGGTCACCGTGCACACCCGACGGGACGATCCCGAGCTGCCCCGGTACGTGCGCCACGGCGCCGGCGTGCGGATCGACCATGTCCCCGCCGGACCGGCGTGCTACGTGCCCAAGGACGAGCTGCTGCCCTACATGGACGGCTTCGCCGCCGAGCTGCACCGGCAGTGGCGGTGCCGGCGTCCGGACATCGTCCACGCGCACTTCTGGATGTCGGGGCTCGCCGCCCTGCGCGCCGCCCGCCCGCTCGGCGTCCCCGTCGTGCTCACCATGCACGCCCTCGGGGTGGTCAAGCGCCGTCATCAGGGACGCAAGGACACCTCGCCGCCGGCGCGCATCCCGCTGGAACGCCGGCTCGTCGCCGACGTCGACCAGCTCGTCGCCACCTGCACCGACGAGGTCTTCGAGCTCGTCCGGATGGGCGCGCCGCGGCGGCGGATCAGCGTCGTGCCCTGCGGAGTCGACCTGTCCCTGTTCACCACCGAAGGCCCAGCGTCCCCCACCGAAGGCCCAGCGTCCCCCACCAAAGGCCCCGCGTTCCCCACGCGCGGTCGAGCCGATCGCGTGCGGCTGCTGTCGGTCGGTCGGCTGGTGGAACGCAAGGGCGTCGGCAACGTGATCAGCAGCCTGCCGCTCCTGCCGCGGGCCGAGCTCGTCGTCGCCGGCGGGCCGGATCCGGCGGGCATCGACAGCGACGCGGAGGTGGGCCGGTTGCGCCGGCTCGCCGCGGAGCTGGGCGTGGCCGACCGGGTGCGTTTCCTCGGCCGGGTCGACCACGACGCGCTGCCGGCGCTGTACCGGGAGGCGGACATCGTGACCTGTGTGCCCTGGTACGAGCCGTTCGGCATCGTCCCGTTGGAGGCCATGGCCTGCGGGGTGCCCGTCGTCGCCTCCGCCGTCGGCGGCCTCGTCGACACGGTCGTGGACGGCATGACCGGGCTGCACGTCCCGCCGCGCTGCCCGGAACGCATCGCCGAAGCCCTCGCCGAGCTGATCGACGATCCGGGGTGGCGGCTCGAACTCGGCGCGCAGGGCGCCCGACGGGCCCGCTCCCTGTTCTCCTGGGACCGGGTCGCGGCGCTCACCCTCGCCAGCTACGAACGGCTGGCCGCTCGTGGCCCGGCGCGCCTGAGCGCCCCCGACCTGCCTGCGGGGGTGTGA
- a CDS encoding HAD-IIIA family hydrolase encodes MTGQTDPVLNSDDSPRVDGRYVPNQVRAVLFDRDGTLCVDVPYNGDPDRVEPVATAPAALWRLRAAGVATAVVSNQSGIGRGLVTGRQVDAVNRRLDALLGGLGPILVCPHAPDAGCPCRKPAPALLLAAADRLGVHPGSCAFVGDIGSDMAAAAAAAMRGVLVPTPVTRAVEVAAAVEVAPDLLTAVDRLLGDDPATRVARVGPAARSGRS; translated from the coding sequence GTGACTGGACAGACCGATCCCGTGCTCAACTCGGACGACTCACCGCGAGTGGACGGACGATATGTGCCCAACCAGGTGCGGGCGGTGCTGTTCGATCGGGATGGGACGTTGTGCGTGGACGTGCCCTACAACGGCGATCCCGACCGGGTGGAGCCCGTCGCGACGGCCCCGGCGGCGCTGTGGCGGCTGCGCGCGGCCGGCGTGGCGACGGCCGTCGTGTCGAACCAGAGCGGCATCGGGCGGGGCCTGGTGACCGGCCGCCAGGTCGACGCGGTCAACCGCCGGCTCGACGCGCTGCTCGGCGGCCTCGGCCCGATCCTGGTCTGCCCGCACGCGCCGGACGCCGGCTGCCCCTGCCGCAAGCCCGCACCCGCGCTGCTGCTCGCCGCCGCCGACCGGCTGGGTGTGCACCCCGGATCCTGTGCGTTCGTCGGGGACATCGGCTCCGACATGGCCGCCGCCGCGGCCGCCGCCATGCGCGGCGTGCTCGTGCCGACACCGGTGACCCGCGCCGTCGAGGTCGCCGCGGCCGTCGAGGTCGCCCCCGACCTGCTCACCGCCGTCGACCGGCTGCTCGGAGACGACCCGGCGACGCGAGTGGCGCGGGTGGGTCCGGCGGCGCGCTCGGGGCGGTCGTGA
- a CDS encoding DUF6480 family protein, translated as MGAAHARAGARSRAAGSPVDPDPARTPGLEPGGGVPPGETPPGEDSTGGAVGGDQPNAEPVTPNRTPMIIALIAVGMVVLLVAAFFLAEAVVHVH; from the coding sequence GTGGGGGCGGCGCATGCCCGCGCCGGTGCGCGATCCCGCGCCGCCGGCTCGCCCGTCGATCCCGATCCGGCCCGTACTCCCGGGCTCGAACCGGGCGGTGGCGTGCCGCCGGGGGAGACGCCGCCGGGCGAGGACTCCACCGGCGGGGCGGTCGGCGGCGACCAGCCCAACGCCGAGCCCGTCACGCCCAACCGCACCCCGATGATAATCGCGTTGATCGCGGTCGGGATGGTCGTCCTGCTCGTCGCGGCGTTCTTCCTGGCCGAGGCGGTCGTGCACGTGCACTGA
- a CDS encoding TIR domain-containing protein produces MSVDRFLAGNAVQADRTALHRPIGRRPGQGALNPAHAADGMLTIMNDANPRGAAVPEPEGTGGRAEYDFFVSYHASDRTWAEWVAWQLEDAGYRVLLQDWDFAPGTRWTTFLQRARARSERTIALVSENYIKFAYGQPEWELAYQTDPLGLRRRLLPIRVADDPLPGLLGGIRAFDLFDVADEAEASRLLLQWIVYARTGRAKPRTKPPFPGSPGAEPGQTGETHRWHPSTEALLTGTPLASMEEYPVRLRDGRAVELDLEYLRRACQRVIADRNVRGAVELNYLATQNHAEVQISPGTVELVQQVRKEFSAELAQMDGPQAQQRNLIEPLINLTNLVGAMFARLPIEFVLHDTRDPLRSVCAVQNGFTGRQVGSPASNVALDRIVNPRRARATMYQTQLPDGRRLRSTTIPIYHRVFGLIALLCINVDTEKFEPEAQGVKELLSALAHLPDEVVNEAFYI; encoded by the coding sequence TTGTCAGTCGACAGGTTTCTCGCGGGAAATGCGGTTCAGGCGGACCGAACGGCGCTGCATCGCCCCATTGGCCGCCGGCCGGGTCAGGGGGCGTTGAATCCGGCCCACGCCGCGGATGGCATGCTGACAATCATGAACGACGCGAACCCGCGGGGGGCGGCTGTTCCGGAGCCGGAAGGCACCGGGGGACGGGCCGAGTACGACTTCTTCGTCTCCTACCACGCCAGCGACCGCACCTGGGCGGAATGGGTCGCCTGGCAGCTTGAGGATGCGGGCTACCGGGTGCTGTTGCAGGACTGGGACTTCGCGCCCGGAACGAGGTGGACGACCTTCCTGCAACGTGCCCGAGCCCGGTCGGAACGCACGATTGCCCTGGTGTCGGAGAACTACATCAAGTTCGCGTACGGGCAACCGGAGTGGGAGCTCGCCTACCAAACCGATCCCCTCGGGCTCAGGCGCAGGCTACTGCCGATCAGGGTCGCGGACGACCCCCTGCCCGGGCTGCTCGGCGGCATCAGGGCCTTCGACCTGTTCGACGTGGCGGACGAGGCGGAAGCCAGCCGTCTGCTGCTGCAGTGGATCGTGTACGCACGGACGGGTCGGGCCAAGCCCAGGACGAAGCCGCCGTTCCCTGGCTCGCCCGGCGCCGAGCCGGGACAGACCGGGGAGACACACAGGTGGCATCCCAGTACCGAAGCCCTGTTGACGGGCACGCCGCTGGCCAGCATGGAGGAGTATCCGGTGCGGCTGCGGGACGGGCGCGCCGTCGAGCTTGATCTCGAGTACCTGCGCCGTGCCTGCCAGCGGGTCATCGCCGACCGGAACGTCCGCGGCGCCGTGGAACTCAACTACCTGGCGACGCAGAACCACGCGGAGGTGCAGATCTCCCCGGGCACAGTCGAACTGGTGCAGCAGGTCAGGAAGGAGTTCTCGGCGGAACTGGCGCAGATGGACGGGCCCCAGGCCCAGCAGCGCAACCTCATCGAACCGCTGATCAACCTGACCAACCTCGTCGGTGCGATGTTCGCGCGCCTGCCGATCGAGTTCGTCCTGCACGACACCCGGGACCCCCTTCGTTCGGTCTGCGCCGTCCAGAACGGGTTCACCGGACGACAGGTGGGTTCACCGGCCAGCAACGTGGCACTGGACCGAATCGTGAACCCGCGGCGTGCCCGGGCGACCATGTACCAGACGCAGTTGCCGGACGGTCGAAGGCTGAGAAGCACCACCATACCGATTTACCACCGGGTGTTCGGTCTGATCGCACTGCTCTGCATCAATGTGGACACCGAGAAGTTCGAACCCGAAGCGCAAGGAGTCAAAGAGCTGCTGTCGGCTCTTGCCCACCTTCCTGACGAGGTGGTGAACGAAGCCTTCTACATCTGA
- a CDS encoding PfkB family carbohydrate kinase, translating to MSALPTGHEHLAALHRALDDVDVVRLTAWGGRLAAVLAAGGRLLAAGNGGSAAEAQHLTAELVGRFRDDRPPMSAIALHADTSALTAIGNDYGYDAVFARQVRAHGRPGDVLILLSTSGRSTNLLHAARAAHELGMATWGLVGAADSPLAAACDEVVAVGSASPGTNRPARGGIAPGRRGRGGAGGATTSTATVQETHLVAVHLLCAACDAALGVAPAGASTTGDEPAAPADDTGAGSDRSVRVRATRASGRARSGPLVIVGDALLDRDVAGRVERLAPDAPVPVLDEIADTARPGGAGLAALLAAGDGADVVLVTALAGDDAGRRLAALLADAGIAVVDLGLTGPTPQKIRLRAGATTLLRLDRGSGGSGSGGSGTPVRGGLPEEGRRALAAARGILVSDYGRGLTHERSVTVALASRPGGVPLVWDPHPRGGEPCRGATLVTPNLAEARGFTAGTPARRDPIAEATDRGRRLVTRWGAGAAAITLGERGAVLVGPEAGPPLVAPAEPVDADPCGAGDRFAASAAALLGAGALPSEAVVAATRAAGAFLAAGGVSALPPEPGRHTGEHATDQPGGGHGGTRGHGGTGEHGGTGAGHGGTGTGTGIGMAAALEVVRRTRARGGVVVSTGGCFDLLHAGHVNVLAAARRLGDCLVVCLNSDLSVRRLKGPDRPLVSQADRAAVLLALGSVDAVVVFDDDTPAPILARLRPDVFAKGGDYAAGDLPEAAVVESWRGQAVILPYLAGRSTTSMIREAVRRGGT from the coding sequence GTGAGCGCGCTGCCGACGGGGCACGAGCATCTCGCCGCACTGCACCGGGCACTGGACGACGTCGACGTCGTCCGGCTCACCGCCTGGGGCGGACGCCTGGCCGCCGTCCTGGCCGCGGGCGGACGGCTGCTCGCCGCGGGCAACGGCGGATCGGCCGCCGAGGCGCAGCACCTGACCGCCGAGCTCGTCGGCCGCTTCCGCGACGACCGGCCGCCGATGTCCGCGATCGCCCTGCACGCCGACACCTCCGCCCTCACCGCGATCGGCAACGACTACGGCTACGACGCCGTGTTCGCCCGCCAGGTCCGCGCCCACGGCCGGCCGGGAGACGTGCTGATCCTGCTGTCCACCTCGGGCCGCAGCACCAACCTGCTGCACGCCGCCCGGGCCGCCCACGAGCTGGGCATGGCCACGTGGGGGCTGGTCGGGGCGGCCGACAGCCCGCTCGCGGCCGCCTGCGACGAGGTCGTCGCGGTCGGCTCCGCCTCCCCCGGCACGAACCGGCCGGCCCGCGGGGGAATCGCCCCTGGCCGCCGCGGCCGCGGCGGCGCCGGCGGCGCAACGACGTCCACGGCCACCGTGCAGGAGACCCACCTCGTCGCCGTGCACCTGCTCTGCGCAGCCTGCGACGCGGCGCTCGGCGTCGCCCCTGCCGGCGCGTCCACGACCGGGGACGAGCCGGCGGCGCCCGCCGACGACACCGGCGCCGGGTCGGATCGCTCCGTCCGCGTGCGGGCGACGCGGGCGTCGGGCCGGGCGCGGTCCGGCCCGCTGGTGATCGTCGGCGACGCGTTGCTGGACCGGGACGTCGCCGGTCGGGTGGAACGGCTGGCTCCCGACGCGCCGGTGCCCGTCCTCGACGAGATCGCCGACACCGCCCGGCCGGGTGGGGCGGGGCTCGCCGCGCTGCTGGCCGCGGGCGACGGCGCCGACGTCGTCCTCGTCACCGCGCTGGCCGGTGACGACGCCGGCCGGCGGCTCGCCGCCCTGCTCGCCGACGCCGGGATCGCCGTGGTCGACCTCGGCCTGACCGGCCCGACCCCACAGAAGATCCGGCTGCGCGCGGGCGCGACCACCCTGCTTCGGCTCGATCGCGGCAGCGGCGGCAGCGGCAGCGGCGGTAGCGGGACTCCGGTCCGCGGCGGCCTGCCCGAGGAGGGTCGGCGGGCCCTGGCCGCCGCTCGGGGCATTCTCGTCAGCGACTACGGCCGCGGGCTGACGCACGAACGTTCGGTGACGGTCGCCCTCGCGAGCCGCCCGGGTGGGGTGCCGCTCGTCTGGGATCCGCATCCGCGCGGCGGCGAACCGTGCCGCGGCGCGACGCTGGTCACCCCGAACCTCGCCGAGGCCCGCGGATTCACCGCCGGCACCCCGGCGCGGCGCGATCCCATCGCCGAGGCCACCGACCGCGGACGCCGACTGGTGACCCGCTGGGGCGCCGGCGCCGCGGCGATCACACTGGGTGAACGCGGCGCGGTGCTGGTCGGTCCCGAGGCCGGTCCTCCCCTGGTCGCGCCCGCCGAGCCCGTCGACGCCGATCCGTGCGGCGCGGGCGACCGCTTCGCGGCGAGCGCCGCGGCCCTGCTGGGCGCGGGGGCGCTGCCGTCGGAGGCGGTCGTCGCGGCGACCCGGGCGGCCGGTGCCTTCCTCGCCGCCGGTGGCGTGTCGGCGCTTCCTCCCGAGCCGGGACGCCACACCGGCGAGCACGCCACCGACCAGCCCGGCGGCGGTCACGGCGGCACCCGTGGCCACGGCGGGACCGGCGAGCACGGCGGGACCGGCGCCGGCCATGGCGGCACCGGCACCGGCACCGGGATCGGGATGGCGGCGGCCCTGGAGGTGGTGCGGCGCACCCGCGCCCGCGGTGGGGTGGTGGTCAGCACCGGCGGCTGCTTCGACCTGCTGCACGCCGGTCACGTCAACGTTCTGGCCGCCGCCCGCCGCCTCGGCGACTGCCTCGTCGTCTGCCTGAACAGCGACCTGTCCGTCCGCCGGCTGAAAGGCCCCGACCGGCCGCTGGTGAGCCAGGCCGATCGGGCGGCCGTGCTGTTGGCGCTGGGCAGCGTCGACGCGGTCGTCGTGTTCGACGACGACACGCCCGCGCCGATCCTGGCGCGGCTGCGCCCGGACGTGTTCGCGAAGGGCGGCGACTACGCGGCCGGCGACCTGCCGGAGGCCGCGGTGGTCGAGTCCTGGCGGGGACAGGCGGTCATCCTGCCCTACCTCGCCGGCCGATCCACCACATCGATGATCAGAGAGGCGGTGCGCCGTGGCGGCACCTGA
- a CDS encoding SDR family oxidoreductase, protein MGAAVVAAVRDAGGTPLVLDRFPVPSAEHAIVDLADGRATELATRRLVERAGGRLDGVFTAAGTDRPAPFGSLDGAGWERIVGVNLLGTAAVIRGALPYLEASAGRIVTCASTLGLRVAGDASAYCASKFGVVGFTRALAEEFRGRLGVTLLVPGGMTTAFFDDREEQYKPGPDAKLNRPEDVARTVLFALTQPPGCEIRELVVTSSWETSYP, encoded by the coding sequence CTGGGGGCCGCGGTCGTTGCGGCCGTGCGCGACGCCGGGGGAACGCCCCTCGTCCTCGACCGGTTTCCGGTCCCGTCCGCCGAGCACGCGATCGTCGACCTCGCCGACGGCCGCGCCACCGAGCTCGCCACCCGCCGGCTCGTCGAGCGGGCCGGCGGGCGACTCGACGGCGTGTTCACCGCCGCGGGGACCGACCGTCCGGCGCCGTTCGGGTCGCTGGACGGTGCCGGCTGGGAACGCATCGTCGGCGTGAACCTGCTCGGCACGGCGGCGGTGATCCGCGGGGCGCTGCCGTACCTGGAGGCCTCGGCCGGACGCATCGTGACCTGCGCGTCCACCCTGGGCCTGCGGGTCGCGGGCGACGCGTCGGCGTACTGCGCGTCGAAGTTCGGCGTCGTCGGGTTCACCCGGGCGCTGGCCGAGGAGTTCCGGGGCCGGCTCGGCGTGACGCTGCTCGTGCCCGGCGGGATGACCACCGCCTTCTTCGACGACCGCGAGGAGCAGTACAAGCCGGGGCCCGACGCCAAACTCAACCGGCCCGAGGACGTCGCGCGCACGGTGCTGTTCGCCCTGACGCAGCCGCCCGGCTGCGAGATCCGGGAACTGGTGGTGACGTCGTCCTGGGAGACGTCCTACCCGTGA
- a CDS encoding glycosyltransferase family 9 protein yields the protein MSTDPAGRGPVVVLRALGLGDLLTGLPAMRGLRRALPDVDMVLAAPRWLEPVALLSGSVDAVLDTAPLGPVRVERPRLAVNLHGRGPQSTATLRTCRPDALWAFDLPRGPRWEPIGGAARLDRADGTGRTGRVGAARSDRDPQEREVVRWCRLLAAYGVPCDPADLALARPDRSGRADRDVTVVHPGGAAPARRWPAQRWARVARGLADRGHRVIVTGGAAEAALARQVAHGAGLGPAAVLAGATDLLDLCALVAAARLVVAADTGVGHLATAYGTPSVLVFGPVPPAVWGPPPDRPRHRALWAGRHDDPFAPAPGSGLLAVTSADVLTAVDELVAGTQEPPVRAEPSGRRCGPGL from the coding sequence GTGAGCACCGATCCCGCCGGGCGCGGGCCGGTCGTGGTGCTGCGCGCGCTCGGCCTCGGCGACCTGCTCACCGGTCTGCCCGCGATGCGCGGCCTGCGCCGAGCCCTGCCGGACGTGGACATGGTGCTGGCCGCCCCCCGCTGGCTGGAACCGGTGGCGCTGCTGTCCGGGAGCGTCGACGCCGTGCTCGACACCGCGCCGCTCGGACCGGTGCGCGTCGAACGCCCGCGGCTCGCCGTCAACCTGCACGGCCGAGGCCCGCAGTCCACCGCCACGCTGCGTACCTGCCGGCCGGACGCCCTGTGGGCGTTCGACCTGCCGCGGGGCCCACGGTGGGAGCCCATCGGCGGCGCCGCCAGGCTCGACCGGGCCGACGGGACCGGCCGAACAGGCAGGGTCGGCGCAGCGCGCTCGGACCGGGATCCGCAGGAGCGTGAGGTGGTTCGGTGGTGCCGGCTGCTCGCCGCGTACGGCGTGCCCTGCGACCCGGCGGACCTGGCGCTCGCCCGACCCGACCGGTCGGGTCGGGCGGACCGGGATGTCACTGTGGTCCATCCGGGTGGAGCGGCACCGGCTCGGCGCTGGCCGGCCCAGCGGTGGGCGCGGGTGGCCCGTGGCCTCGCCGATCGGGGGCATCGGGTCATCGTGACGGGCGGGGCGGCCGAGGCGGCACTCGCCCGTCAGGTGGCGCACGGCGCCGGGCTCGGGCCCGCGGCCGTGCTCGCCGGCGCCACCGATCTGCTCGACCTGTGCGCTCTCGTCGCCGCGGCCCGGCTCGTGGTCGCCGCCGACACCGGCGTCGGGCATCTCGCCACCGCCTACGGCACGCCCTCCGTGCTCGTGTTCGGTCCGGTGCCGCCGGCGGTCTGGGGACCGCCGCCGGACCGGCCCCGGCACCGTGCCCTGTGGGCCGGCCGGCACGACGACCCGTTCGCCCCGGCGCCCGGGTCCGGCCTGCTGGCCGTCACCTCGGCGGACGTCCTCACCGCCGTGGACGAACTCGTCGCGGGTACGCAGGAGCCACCGGTACGGGCCGAGCCGTCCGGCCGGCGGTGCGGACCGGGCCTTTGA
- a CDS encoding DUF2795 domain-containing protein, which translates to MTTAIEAQKFLKGVDYPADRSAIVKKAKENGADESIVRTLEQIPDRQYSGPNAISKELSGKS; encoded by the coding sequence ATGACCACAGCAATCGAAGCGCAGAAGTTCCTCAAGGGCGTCGACTACCCGGCCGATCGTTCGGCGATCGTGAAGAAGGCAAAGGAGAACGGCGCGGACGAATCCATCGTCCGTACTCTGGAGCAGATTCCGGACCGGCAGTACAGCGGCCCGAACGCAATCTCGAAGGAACTGTCCGGGAAGTCCTGA
- a CDS encoding glycosyltransferase family 9 protein yields the protein MSARVLVVRLDSDGDVLLSGPAIRAVAARAAHVTLLVGPRGRSAAGLLPGVDETIVWRCPWIDATPPPVRRDDVDGLVDRLAAGRHDEALILTSFHQSPLPVALLLRLAGVPRIAAACEDYPGTLLDVRHRLPERGLHEVTRALSTAAALGYPLPVGDDGMLALRRPLPDPTPLIGPGPAVGAMPADGAMPADGAMPMVGAVPAGARPYVVLHPGASVSARRWHVAGFAAVARHLVGRGHRVVVTGGPRETPLTAAVAGGLAGVRDLGGRTDLAALAGVLERAGAVVVGNTGPAHLAAAVATPVVSLFAPTVPAERWAPHTPRLVLLGEQGLGCAGCRARDCPVPGHPCLSRVEPGDVVAAVETLLAPAPSTAPAPSTVTAHSTVTAHSTATAPSFAPATAAPPAGPTVAVGPTSPDALEASR from the coding sequence GTGAGCGCGCGGGTGCTCGTCGTCCGCCTCGACAGTGACGGCGACGTCCTGCTCTCCGGGCCGGCGATCCGGGCGGTGGCCGCGCGGGCCGCGCACGTCACGCTGCTCGTCGGCCCCCGCGGTCGGTCGGCCGCCGGCCTGCTGCCCGGCGTCGACGAGACGATCGTCTGGCGCTGCCCGTGGATCGACGCGACGCCGCCGCCGGTGCGCCGCGACGACGTCGACGGCCTCGTCGACCGGCTCGCGGCCGGCCGCCACGACGAGGCGCTGATCCTCACCTCGTTCCATCAGAGCCCGCTGCCGGTCGCGCTGCTGCTGCGCCTGGCCGGGGTGCCGCGCATCGCCGCGGCGTGCGAGGACTATCCCGGCACGCTGCTCGATGTCCGTCACCGGCTACCCGAGCGCGGTCTGCACGAGGTGACGCGCGCGCTGTCGACAGCGGCGGCGCTGGGTTACCCGCTGCCCGTCGGCGACGACGGCATGCTGGCGCTGCGCCGGCCGCTGCCCGATCCGACGCCGCTGATCGGCCCGGGGCCGGCAGTCGGCGCGATGCCGGCGGACGGCGCGATGCCGGCGGACGGCGCGATGCCGATGGTCGGCGCGGTGCCGGCGGGCGCCCGGCCCTACGTCGTGCTGCACCCGGGGGCCTCCGTCTCCGCGCGGCGCTGGCACGTGGCTGGCTTCGCCGCCGTCGCCCGCCACCTGGTCGGGCGCGGCCACCGGGTCGTCGTGACCGGCGGACCCCGGGAGACACCGCTGACCGCCGCCGTCGCCGGCGGGCTGGCGGGCGTACGGGACCTCGGCGGGCGCACCGACCTCGCGGCCCTCGCCGGCGTGCTGGAACGGGCCGGGGCCGTCGTCGTCGGCAACACCGGACCGGCGCATCTCGCGGCGGCCGTGGCCACGCCGGTCGTGTCCCTGTTCGCCCCCACCGTGCCGGCGGAACGCTGGGCCCCCCACACCCCGCGCCTGGTGCTGCTCGGCGAGCAGGGCCTCGGCTGCGCCGGCTGCCGTGCCCGGGACTGCCCGGTGCCCGGCCACCCCTGCCTGAGCCGGGTCGAGCCGGGCGACGTCGTCGCCGCCGTCGAGACCCTCCTCGCCCCCGCTCCCTCAACCGCCCCCGCTCCCTCAACCGTCACCGCCCACTCGACAGTCACCGCCCACTCGACCGCCACCGCGCCCTCGTTCGCACCTGCCACCGCCGCCCCGCCGGCCGGACCGACCGTGGCCGTCGGCCCGACCAGCCCGGACGCCCTGGAGGCATCCCGATGA
- a CDS encoding CBS domain-containing protein → MVTTVAEIMTRDPATVRADDTVDKAARLMREIDAGVIVVTENGGGAAGVLTDRDITVRVVAEDRDPHTTPVRDVASGDIETVTSNTLIDDAAELMRLRAVRRLPVVDDNRIVGVVSLGDLAREGDNESVLGQVSSMPANQ, encoded by the coding sequence ATGGTCACGACGGTAGCCGAGATCATGACTCGTGATCCCGCCACGGTTCGGGCGGACGACACCGTGGACAAGGCCGCGCGGCTCATGCGTGAGATCGACGCGGGCGTGATCGTGGTGACGGAGAACGGTGGTGGTGCCGCCGGGGTGCTGACCGACCGGGACATCACGGTGCGGGTGGTGGCGGAGGACCGTGACCCGCACACCACACCGGTCCGCGACGTCGCCAGCGGCGACATCGAGACGGTGACCTCGAACACCCTGATCGACGACGCGGCCGAACTGATGCGGCTGCGTGCCGTGCGGCGGCTGCCGGTGGTGGACGACAACCGCATCGTCGGCGTCGTCAGCCTGGGCGACCTCGCCCGGGAGGGGGACAACGAGTCCGTGCTCGGACAGGTCAGCTCGATGCCCGCCAACCAGTGA